A stretch of the Vicia villosa cultivar HV-30 ecotype Madison, WI unplaced genomic scaffold, Vvil1.0 ctg.000283F_1_1, whole genome shotgun sequence genome encodes the following:
- the LOC131626384 gene encoding uncharacterized protein LOC131626384 codes for MGGWSNEGWTWGDFGLEGDTHEEDVAVLRSVLDGAEGRNEGRDEVKWCNNEDIDFSVASCYSYLLKRFTPFGPPIKSFEAFGFLWNLEVPFKIKAFGWRLFYNRLPTKDLLLIRGISLPLDNLFCSFCGVDVEKARHTFFVCWVVKRIWNDIALWVSIGDMVEDECLPSFMEWHSFFKFKKVKRCKLGVVWLAVTWCLWVARNGVCFRNDGWSVNNIVWNIKLTVWR; via the coding sequence ATGGGTGGATGGAGTAATGAAGGTTGGACATGGGGAGATTTCGGTTTGGAGGGGGATACTCATGAGGAGGATGTGGCGGTTTTGAGGAGCGTTTTGGACGGTGCGGAAGGACGAAATGAGGGGAGAGATGAAGTGAAGTGGTGCAACAACGAGGACATTGATTTTTCGGTAGCTTCTTGTTATTCTTATCTATTGAAGAGATTCACTCCTTTTGGTCCTCCTATTAAAAGTTTCGAAGCTTTTGGGTTTTTGTGGAATTTGGAGgtgcctttcaaaatcaaagcgtTCGGTTGGAGACTATTTTACAATAGACTTCCTACAAAGGATTTATTGTTGATTAGAGGTATCTCTCTCCCTTTAGATAATTTATTTTGTTCCTTTTGTGGTGTGGATGTAGAAAAGGCTAGGCATACTTTTTTTGTTTGTTGGGTGGTAAAAAGGATTTGGAATGACATAGCATTATGGGTTAGTATAGGAGATATGGTGGAGGATGAATGTTTACCTAGTTTTATGGAGTGGCATTCATTCTTTAAATTCAAGAAAGTTAAGAGGTGTAAATTGGGGGTGGTTTGGTTAGCGGTTACTTGGTGTCTTTGGGTAGCTAGAAATGGTGTGTGCTTCCGGAATGATGGTTGGAGCGTAAATAATATTGTTTGGAATATAAAGCTTACGGTGTGGAGGTGA